A genomic window from Motacilla alba alba isolate MOTALB_02 chromosome 6, Motacilla_alba_V1.0_pri, whole genome shotgun sequence includes:
- the VENTX gene encoding homeobox protein VENTX, producing the protein MDQVNQAQIPSAETKPNGVRPHICCAPPPRAPSSLGSPTLLVRAKPRRSSPRPGQPADSEPCALPQPGQGPHRRSSSSRAAPDGGWLSADESSGYESESAGAERGGAAAAGGSRGRQRRARTAFTSEQVCRLEKTFQRQKYLGATERRKLAAALHLSEIQIKTWFQNRRMKLKRQIQDHQHSLVSPVPFHSYAPGTSPALFQDGLHYPFAAQHQRLLPFTPMPAVQFGFSFPRYDAPQSTYHFVANELPYYHQHLLPHPSFHPVIQNKMDRQCHPVYAL; encoded by the exons ATGGATCAGGTGAACCAGGCCCAGATCCCTTCGGCAGAAACCAAGCCCAATGGGGTCAGGCCCCACATCTGCTGTGCGCCCCCTCCCCGCGCCCCcagctccttgggcagccccACCCTCCTGGTCAGAGCCAAGCCCCGACGGAGCAGCCCCCGGCCGGGCCAGCCCGCGGACAGCGAGCCCTGC GCACTGCCCCAGCCGGGGCAGGGGCCTCACCgccgctcctcctcctcccgtgCAGCCCCCGACGGCGGCTGGCTCAGCGCCGACGAGTCCTCGGGCTACGAGAGCGAGAGCGCGGgcgcggagcgcggcggggccgcggcggcgggcgggagccgcgggcggcagcggcgggcgcGCACCGCCTTCACCTCGGAGCAGGTCTGCCGCCTGGAGAAGACCTTCCAGAGACAGAAGTACCTGGGCGCCACGGAGCGGAGGAAGCTGGCGGCTGCCTTGCACCTCTCGGAGATCCAG aTTAAGACCTGGTTTCAGAACCGGAGGATGAAACTGAAGAGACAGATACAGGACCACCAGCACAGCCTCGTGTCCCCCGTTCCATTCCACAGCTACGCCCCCGGGACCTCACCAGCTCTGTTTCAGGATGGTCTTCACTACCCCTTTGCTGCCCAGCACCAGAGACTCCTGCCTTTCACCCCGATGCCTGCTGTGCAGTTTGGGTTCTCCTTTCCCAGATACGACGCACCGCAAAGCACCTACCACTTTGTGGCAAATGAACTGCCCTACTACCATCAGCACCTTCTTCCTCATCCTTCTTTCCATCCGGTTATTCAGAACAAAATGGACAGGCAATGCCACCCAGTATATGCATTATAG
- the LOC119702730 gene encoding LOW QUALITY PROTEIN: homeobox protein goosecoid-2-like (The sequence of the model RefSeq protein was modified relative to this genomic sequence to represent the inferred CDS: inserted 1 base in 1 codon): MVVPEQPSSQEPFRGLPTPSIVRGPPARLRLQRGPERAEPGAGGRPAGRGRRPERGARGGHSRRRYRGAARGSRAGAAGLGHPRACPGRHRCAGAEXGGGSPRGARAWLTLSPSSSLSPGAGGRPSGAVPEEGAECAGPEEPCGRGGRRLRTAFSAEQISTLESSFQRQQYLGAAERRQLAGRMRLSEVQIKTWFQNRRMKLKRQLQELRTEPFCSPALPYGPQGAVVPLPLTYVARPPPLPRQGAAPEGFPLAALPAPALDISSACRAQPVGFWAAPCFVGYRDPRGFLLGV; the protein is encoded by the exons ATGGTTGTCCCAGAGCAGCCAAGCTCTCAAGAGCCCTTCCGAGGGCTCCCCACACCGAGCATCGTCCGCGGGCCACCGGCCCGGCTCCGGCTCCAGCGTGGGCCCGAGCGAGCGGAGCCAGGAGCAGGCGGCAGGCCCGCGGGACGGGGCAGGCGGCCGGagcggggagcgcggggcggCCACTCCCGCCGCAGGTACCGCGGGGCAGCCCGGGGCTcccgggcgggggcggcgggtCTGGGACACCCCCGGGCCTGCCCGGGAAGGCACCGCTGCGCGGGGGCGG GGGGCGGCGGTTCCCCACGCGGTGCCCGGGCCTGGCTGACCCTTTCCCCCTCGtcgtccctgtccccaggagcaggcGGGAGGCCATCGGGAGCGGTGCCCGAAGAGGGTGCCGAGTGCGCGGGTCCCGAGGAGCCctgcgggcgcggcgggcggcggctgcGCACGGCGTTCAGCGCGGAGCAGATCAGCACCCTGGAGAGCTCCTTCCAGCGGCAGCAGTACCTGGGCGCCGCCGAGCGCCGGCAGCTGGCGGGCAGGATGCGCCTCTCCGAGGTGCAG ATCAAGACCTGGTTTCAGAACCGCCGGATGAAGCTCAAGCGGCAGCTGCAGGAGTTGAGGACGGAGCCCTTCTGTAGCCCCGCTCTCCCTTACGGACCTCAGGGCGCTGTGGTGCCCCTGCCGCTCACATACGTGGCCCGGCCACCGCCTCTGCCCCGGCAAGGGGCCGCCCCTGAGGGCTTCCCTTTGGCGGCCCTGCCGGCACCCGCCCTGGACATCAGCAGcgcctgcagagcacagccagttGGCTTTTGGGCAGCACCCTGCTTCGTGGGGTACCGGGACCCCAGGGGCTTCCTGCTGGGTGTCTGA